One genomic window of Halococcus salifodinae DSM 8989 includes the following:
- the purF gene encoding amidophosphoribosyltransferase, with protein sequence MDEKCGVVGVSLDDRAAAQPIYYALYALQHRGQESAGIVTHDGFQQHSHVEMGLVGDAFSEDDIAELNGPNGIGHVRYPTAGSVDSSCAQPFSVSFKSGSLGLSHNGNLVNASALRDELAGLGHAFTSDGDTEVIAHDLARNLLDDDLVAAVERTMGKIHGSYSLAVMHDDRVLGLRDPQGNRPLCLGELEDGYVLASESAAIDALDGELIRDVKPGELVVLEPDGAGYESHRLVEPDHTARCFFEHVYFARPDSTIDGELVYEARRELGRQLWAESGIDTDVVMPVPDSGRAFASGYAEAANEGDGSVEFAEGLMKNRYVGRTFIMPTQDERERAVRLKLNPIKSTVEGKTVTLIDDSIVRGTTSTQLVELLRDTGAAEVHLRIGSPAIVAPCYMGIDMASREELLAADRSTEEVRETIGADSLAYISHEAIADALDTPREDLCMGCVTGEYPYDIAGEATDREVSRPTIDGNRASAGD encoded by the coding sequence ATGGACGAGAAGTGCGGGGTCGTCGGCGTCTCGCTCGACGACCGCGCCGCCGCGCAGCCGATTTACTACGCACTCTACGCCCTCCAGCACCGCGGCCAGGAGTCGGCCGGGATCGTCACCCACGACGGGTTCCAACAGCATTCCCACGTCGAGATGGGGTTGGTGGGCGATGCGTTCTCCGAGGACGACATCGCGGAGCTCAACGGGCCGAACGGGATCGGTCACGTCCGCTACCCGACCGCGGGCAGCGTCGACTCGTCGTGCGCGCAACCCTTTTCGGTCTCGTTCAAGAGCGGGTCGTTGGGGTTGAGCCACAACGGTAACCTCGTCAATGCGAGCGCACTGCGGGATGAACTCGCCGGGCTGGGCCACGCGTTCACTTCCGACGGCGATACCGAGGTGATCGCCCACGATCTCGCGCGGAACCTCCTCGACGACGATCTCGTCGCGGCGGTCGAGCGCACGATGGGCAAAATACATGGGTCGTACTCGCTCGCCGTGATGCACGACGACCGGGTGCTCGGGCTCCGCGATCCACAAGGCAATCGGCCACTGTGTCTCGGCGAGCTGGAGGACGGCTACGTGCTCGCGAGCGAGAGCGCGGCGATCGACGCGCTCGACGGGGAACTCATCAGGGACGTCAAACCTGGCGAACTCGTGGTACTCGAACCCGACGGCGCGGGCTACGAGAGCCATCGACTCGTCGAGCCCGATCACACCGCGCGGTGTTTCTTCGAACACGTCTACTTCGCACGGCCGGATTCGACGATCGACGGCGAGCTGGTCTACGAGGCCCGGCGCGAACTCGGCCGACAGCTGTGGGCCGAGAGCGGCATCGACACCGACGTCGTGATGCCGGTGCCCGACTCCGGGCGCGCGTTCGCCTCGGGCTACGCGGAGGCCGCGAACGAGGGCGACGGCAGCGTGGAGTTCGCGGAGGGGCTGATGAAGAATCGATACGTGGGCCGGACGTTCATCATGCCGACCCAGGACGAGCGCGAGCGCGCGGTCCGGCTGAAGCTCAACCCGATCAAGAGCACCGTCGAGGGCAAAACCGTGACCCTGATCGACGACTCGATCGTTCGGGGGACGACCTCGACCCAGCTCGTCGAACTGCTCCGCGATACCGGCGCGGCGGAGGTCCACCTCCGGATCGGTTCGCCGGCGATCGTCGCACCCTGTTACATGGGGATCGATATGGCGAGCCGCGAGGAGCTGCTGGCCGCCGACCGATCGACGGAAGAGGTTCGCGAGACGATCGGTGCCGACAGCCTCGCCTACATCTCCCACGAGGCGATCGCCGACGCGCTCGACACCCCCAGAGAGGACCTCTGTATGGGCTGTGTCACCGGCGAGTACCCCTACGACATCGCGGGCGAGGCGACCGATCGTGAGGTTTCTCGCCCCACGATCGACGGCAACCGCGCGAGCGCCGGCGACTGA
- a CDS encoding M20/M25/M40 family metallo-hydrolase, producing MNENQRTFLDDLLETPSPSGYETRGQRVWTEYVAEFADDVRTDDYGNAIAVHEGDPEAPSIALTGHADEIGFVVRDIDDEGFVRLGSIGGADKTVSRGQHVSIHTDDGPVSGVIGQAAIHLRDDHEIADIAEQHVDIGAADGDEACELVEVGDPITIATTVEELHGTRLAARGMDNRIGTWAAAEGLRRASEADVDATVYAVSTVQEEVGLQGAQMVGFDLAPDAAIVVDVTHATDEPATPGTRSNGIELGEGPVVTRGGASHPVLVDAMREAADADETPIQLQATGSRTGTDADAIFTQRGGIPSLNLGLPNRYMHTPVEMIDTDDLNALAALLGTFAERIDVDESFAVEI from the coding sequence GTGAACGAGAACCAGCGTACGTTCCTCGACGACCTGCTCGAAACGCCGAGCCCGTCCGGGTACGAAACGCGCGGTCAGCGCGTCTGGACCGAGTACGTCGCGGAGTTCGCCGACGACGTCCGGACCGACGACTACGGCAACGCGATCGCGGTTCACGAGGGCGATCCCGAAGCGCCGAGCATCGCACTCACCGGCCACGCCGACGAGATCGGGTTCGTGGTCCGCGACATCGACGACGAGGGGTTCGTTCGCCTCGGCTCGATCGGCGGCGCGGACAAGACCGTCTCGCGCGGCCAGCACGTCTCGATCCACACCGACGACGGGCCGGTGTCCGGTGTCATCGGTCAGGCCGCGATCCACCTGCGCGACGACCACGAGATCGCCGATATCGCCGAGCAGCACGTCGACATCGGAGCCGCGGACGGCGACGAGGCGTGCGAACTCGTCGAAGTCGGCGACCCGATCACGATCGCGACCACAGTGGAGGAACTCCACGGAACACGGCTCGCGGCCCGCGGGATGGACAACCGGATCGGGACGTGGGCCGCCGCGGAGGGACTTCGTCGAGCAAGCGAGGCAGACGTCGACGCCACGGTGTACGCCGTCAGCACCGTCCAGGAGGAAGTCGGTCTCCAGGGCGCTCAGATGGTCGGATTCGACCTCGCGCCCGACGCCGCAATCGTCGTCGACGTGACCCACGCCACCGACGAGCCCGCGACGCCGGGCACGCGCAGCAACGGGATCGAACTCGGCGAGGGGCCGGTCGTGACCCGCGGCGGCGCGAGCCATCCCGTTCTGGTCGACGCGATGCGCGAGGCAGCCGACGCCGACGAGACGCCGATCCAGCTTCAGGCGACCGGCTCGCGAACAGGGACCGACGCCGACGCTATCTTCACCCAGCGCGGCGGCATCCCGTCGCTGAACCTCGGGCTCCCGAACCGATACATGCACACGCCCGTCGAGATGATCGATACGGACGATCTCAATGCGCTCGCGGCGTTGCTGGGGACGTTCGCCGAGCGTATCGATGTCGACGAGTCGTTCGCCGTCGAGATCTGA
- a CDS encoding zinc-dependent metalloprotease, with product MNLLRSVRAVTEASGDGLIDWAAVTEAARAATDPGDLTLTADERAGYAADVRDARTRVREVGGVSFDLPDTIEVQHRHHWIDANIATFERIMGALDIEGRTLAPGIARVANTGSMTVALAFLANNVLGQYDPLLLAEGDDRDGAGEGAASGADDHALYFVHPNIQRVAEELDVSHARFRRWIAFHEVTHAAEFGAAPWLSDHLEARMERAVDALGEGGLDREAFRELDAAMTAVEGYAELLMDRAFDDEYADLREKVEARRRGRGPVSQLVRRLLGLGMKRRQYERGKAFFETVADARGVEGASVVWEQPENLPTNAELDTPEQWLDRVA from the coding sequence ATGAACCTCCTGCGCAGCGTCAGAGCGGTGACCGAGGCCTCCGGCGATGGACTGATCGACTGGGCCGCCGTCACCGAGGCCGCACGGGCCGCCACCGACCCGGGCGATCTCACGCTCACCGCCGACGAGCGCGCGGGCTATGCGGCCGACGTTCGCGACGCCCGAACCCGGGTCCGGGAGGTCGGCGGCGTCTCCTTCGACCTTCCCGACACCATCGAGGTCCAGCACCGCCACCACTGGATCGACGCGAACATCGCGACGTTCGAGCGCATCATGGGGGCCCTCGACATCGAGGGACGGACGCTCGCCCCCGGGATCGCGCGGGTGGCGAACACCGGTTCGATGACCGTTGCGCTCGCGTTCCTCGCCAACAACGTGCTCGGTCAGTACGACCCACTCCTCCTCGCCGAGGGCGACGATCGGGACGGGGCGGGCGAGGGCGCGGCAAGCGGGGCCGACGACCACGCGCTCTACTTCGTCCATCCGAACATCCAGCGGGTCGCCGAGGAGCTCGACGTCTCACACGCACGGTTCCGACGGTGGATCGCCTTTCACGAAGTGACCCACGCCGCGGAGTTCGGCGCGGCTCCGTGGCTCTCCGACCACCTCGAAGCCCGGATGGAGCGGGCGGTCGACGCGCTCGGCGAGGGGGGCCTCGACCGCGAGGCGTTCCGCGAACTCGACGCCGCGATGACCGCGGTCGAGGGGTACGCCGAACTCCTGATGGATCGTGCGTTCGACGACGAGTACGCCGATCTTCGCGAGAAAGTCGAGGCACGACGACGGGGCCGTGGTCCGGTCTCCCAGCTCGTTCGGCGACTCCTCGGGCTGGGGATGAAACGCCGCCAGTACGAGCGCGGGAAAGCCTTCTTCGAGACCGTCGCCGACGCCCGTGGGGTGGAGGGAGCGAGCGTCGTCTGGGAGCAACCGGAAAACCTGCCGACGAACGCTGAGCTCGACACGCCTGAGCAGTGGCTCGACCGCGTGGCTTGA
- a CDS encoding LSM domain-containing protein produces MTEGRPLDVLEATLGESVAVRLKDGEIYTGSLAGYDQHMNVVLEPASNDAEPPTPGEVGVETVESTTIIRGDNVVTITP; encoded by the coding sequence ATGACCGAAGGACGTCCGCTCGACGTGCTCGAAGCGACGCTCGGCGAGAGCGTGGCCGTGCGGCTGAAAGACGGCGAGATCTACACGGGCTCGCTCGCGGGCTACGACCAGCACATGAACGTGGTGCTCGAACCCGCCAGCAACGACGCTGAACCGCCGACTCCCGGTGAAGTCGGCGTCGAGACGGTCGAGAGCACAACGATTATCCGCGGCGACAACGTCGTCACGATAACACCATGA
- a CDS encoding 50S ribosomal protein L37e, producing MTGSGTPSQGKKNKTVHVKCRRCGEASYHKTKKVCASCGFGKSAKRRDYAWQEKAGE from the coding sequence ATGACCGGATCCGGAACGCCGAGCCAGGGGAAGAAGAACAAGACCGTTCACGTCAAATGCCGCCGCTGTGGTGAAGCCTCCTACCACAAGACGAAGAAAGTCTGTGCGTCGTGTGGGTTCGGGAAATCCGCGAAGCGACGCGACTACGCCTGGCAGGAGAAGGCCGGCGAGTAA